In Pseudomonadota bacterium, a single window of DNA contains:
- a CDS encoding SIMPL domain-containing protein (The SIMPL domain is named for its presence in mouse protein SIMPL (signalling molecule that associates with mouse pelle-like kinase). Bacterial member BP26, from Brucella, was shown to assemble into a channel-like structure, while YggE from E. coli has been associated with resistance to oxidative stress.), whose protein sequence is MKFLYCALFLAFTVSTHAADNTPNRNLVSFSASAKEDVASDVLVARLFVEQDAREQAKAADAVNQAMAKALATARQTKGVKAQTLDYRSDPIYDEQQKIASWRVHQGLRLESAQHDTLTALLGSLQGGLAIEAVSYEISDSLREAVTERLTDAAIKRFSERAQKVAASFGRKGYTLVNANLDQRGNLPQPMMYAGRAMAMKAEVANPAIEAGTQSVEVVINGTIELAP, encoded by the coding sequence ATGAAATTTCTGTACTGTGCGCTGTTTCTGGCGTTCACCGTGTCGACCCACGCCGCCGACAACACACCCAACCGCAACCTGGTGAGTTTCAGCGCCTCGGCCAAGGAAGATGTCGCGAGCGATGTGCTGGTGGCGCGCCTGTTCGTCGAGCAGGACGCGCGCGAGCAGGCCAAGGCGGCCGACGCGGTCAACCAGGCGATGGCCAAGGCCCTCGCGACGGCGAGACAGACCAAGGGCGTGAAGGCCCAGACCCTCGATTACCGCAGCGACCCGATTTACGACGAACAGCAGAAAATCGCTTCGTGGCGCGTGCACCAGGGCTTGCGCCTGGAAAGCGCGCAGCATGACACCTTGACCGCGCTGCTCGGCAGTCTGCAGGGCGGTCTCGCCATCGAAGCGGTCAGCTACGAGATCTCCGACAGCCTGCGCGAAGCGGTGACGGAGCGCCTCACCGATGCGGCCATCAAGCGTTTCTCTGAACGGGCGCAAAAAGTCGCCGCGAGTTTCGGCCGCAAGGGCTACACGCTGGTGAATGCCAATCTCGACCAGCGCGGCAACCTGCCGCAGCCGATGATGTACGCCGGCCGCGCGATGGCGATGAAGGCCGAAGTCGCCAACCCCGCCATCGAGGCCGGCACGCAGTCGGTGGAAGTGGTGATCAACGGCACCATCGAGTTGGCGCCGTAG
- a CDS encoding Smr/MutS family protein, producing the protein MSDDSHQPPREKSFRELIGKVRPLVVDTIEPERPRTPARRRRVEPERDDSLLEPATPHRLGSDSHDAAAGQDYHRPGLQNSVLRKLRRGQFPVQDELDLHGMTVREAGIRLGDFLLHARGRRLSCVRIIHGKGLSSPDRSPVLKPQVARWLRSHDGVLAFTPARIEDGGSGALYVLLRSRRD; encoded by the coding sequence ACTCATCGGCAAGGTGCGACCGCTGGTGGTCGACACCATCGAGCCCGAACGGCCGCGCACGCCGGCGCGCCGCCGGCGTGTCGAGCCCGAACGCGACGACTCCCTGCTCGAACCGGCCACGCCCCATCGCCTCGGCAGCGACAGCCACGATGCCGCCGCCGGCCAGGACTACCATCGCCCGGGCCTGCAGAACTCGGTGTTACGCAAGCTGCGGCGTGGTCAATTCCCGGTGCAGGACGAGCTCGACCTGCATGGCATGACGGTGCGCGAAGCGGGCATACGTCTCGGTGACTTCCTGCTGCACGCACGCGGCCGGCGCCTGTCCTGCGTGCGCATCATCCACGGCAAGGGCCTGAGCTCACCGGACCGCAGCCCGGTATTGAAACCGCAGGTGGCGCGCTGGCTGCGCAGTCATGATGGCGTGCTGGCATTCACGCCAGCGCGGATTGAAGACGGCGGCAGTGGCGCCTTGTACGTGTTGTTGCGTAGTCGACGAGATTGA
- a CDS encoding CTP synthase, translated as MTRYIFVTGGVVSSLGKGIAAASLGAILEARGLEISMVKLDPYINVDPGTMSPFQHGEVFVTDDGAETDLDLGHYERFIRQRTSSQSNYTTGRIYANVIRKERHGEYLGATVQVIPHITDEIIRCIKQGAGDAEVAMVEIGGTVGDIESLPFLEAIRQMRVELGVANTLYIHLTLIPYINSAGEMKTKPTQHSVKELRSIGIQPDILLCRADRALPPSERRKIALFTNVEERAVITARDADTIYKIPMLLNEEGLDDIVVEKLGLKVPPADLTQWNNVVYALQHPEHEVDIALVGKYVNLTESYKSLSEALTHAGIHTRTRVNIHYVDSERLETDGCAALEKMDAILVPGGFGERGIEGKVLAVRYARENRVPYLGICLGMQAAVIEFARHMANLERAHSTEFDSRTPNPVIALITEWKTADGAVEVRSADADVGGTMRLGGQACRLAPNSFVARAYGTDLINERHRHRYEFNNTYTMDLEAAGMRIAGRSMDGNLVEIVEIPTHPWFVGVQFHPEFTSTPRDGHPLFTAFLQAALRHQKQPAAEVSNAAV; from the coding sequence ATGACGCGATACATATTCGTTACCGGCGGCGTCGTGTCCTCGTTGGGGAAAGGCATTGCTGCCGCCTCGCTCGGGGCCATACTCGAGGCCCGCGGCCTCGAGATCTCGATGGTCAAGCTCGACCCGTACATCAACGTCGATCCGGGCACCATGAGCCCGTTCCAGCACGGTGAAGTGTTCGTCACCGATGACGGCGCCGAGACCGACCTCGATCTCGGCCATTACGAACGCTTCATTCGCCAGCGCACGTCCTCGCAGAGCAACTACACCACCGGCCGCATCTACGCCAACGTGATTCGCAAGGAGCGCCACGGCGAGTATCTCGGCGCGACGGTGCAGGTCATCCCGCACATCACCGATGAGATCATCCGCTGCATCAAGCAGGGCGCCGGCGACGCGGAAGTGGCGATGGTCGAGATTGGCGGCACGGTCGGTGACATCGAATCCTTGCCGTTCCTGGAGGCCATCCGCCAGATGCGGGTGGAACTCGGCGTCGCCAATACCCTGTACATCCATCTCACGCTGATCCCGTACATCAATTCGGCCGGCGAGATGAAGACCAAGCCGACCCAGCATTCGGTCAAGGAACTGCGCTCCATCGGTATCCAGCCCGATATTCTCCTGTGCCGCGCGGACCGCGCGCTGCCGCCCTCGGAGCGGCGCAAGATTGCGCTGTTCACCAACGTCGAGGAACGCGCCGTGATCACCGCGCGCGACGCCGACACCATCTACAAGATCCCGATGCTGCTCAACGAAGAGGGGCTGGACGACATCGTGGTCGAGAAACTCGGCCTCAAGGTGCCGCCGGCCGATCTGACGCAATGGAACAATGTCGTCTACGCCCTGCAGCATCCCGAGCACGAGGTCGACATCGCGCTGGTCGGCAAGTACGTCAATCTCACCGAGTCCTACAAGTCGTTGTCGGAAGCCCTGACCCACGCCGGCATCCACACCCGCACGCGCGTCAACATCCACTACGTCGATTCCGAGCGGCTCGAAACCGACGGCTGCGCGGCCCTGGAAAAAATGGACGCCATCCTGGTGCCTGGTGGTTTCGGCGAGCGTGGCATCGAGGGCAAGGTGCTGGCGGTGCGCTACGCGCGCGAGAACCGTGTGCCCTATCTCGGCATCTGTCTCGGCATGCAGGCGGCGGTCATCGAATTCGCACGTCACATGGCCAATCTCGAACGCGCCCATTCGACCGAGTTCGACAGTCGCACGCCGAACCCGGTCATCGCCCTCATCACCGAGTGGAAGACCGCCGATGGCGCGGTCGAAGTGCGCAGCGCCGACGCCGATGTCGGCGGCACCATGCGGCTCGGCGGCCAAGCCTGCCGGCTCGCGCCCAACAGCTTCGTGGCGCGCGCCTATGGCACGGATCTCATCAACGAGCGTCATCGCCACCGTTACGAGTTCAACAACACCTACACCATGGACCTCGAAGCCGCCGGCATGCGCATCGCCGGTCGCTCGATGGACGGCAACCTGGTCGAGATTGTCGAGATCCCCACCCATCCGTGGTTCGTCGGCGTGCAGTTCCACCCCGAGTTCACCTCCACGCCGCGCGATGGCCACCCGCTGTTCACGGCGTTCCTGCAGGCGGCGCTGCGCCATCAGAAGCAGCCGGCCGCCGAGGTCAGTAATGCGGCTGTGTGA
- the kdsA gene encoding 3-deoxy-8-phosphooctulonate synthase — MRLCDFEVGASEPFFLIAGPCVIESEALVLEVASTLKAVTAELGIPYIFKASFDKANRTSHDSYRGPGIEAGLRVLERVKRELGVPVLTDVHEDTPLDEVAAVVDVLQTPAFLCRQTNFIQNVARQGKPVNIKKAQFLAPWDMTNVVEKARAVGNQQIMVCERGTSFGYNYLVSDMRALLIMRDTGCPVVFDATHSVQLPGGQGKASGGQREFVPALARAAVAVGVAGVFMETHPDPARALSDGPNSLPLADMRALLETLKTLDGAIKRDTH; from the coding sequence ATGCGGCTGTGTGATTTCGAGGTCGGCGCGTCGGAACCTTTCTTTCTGATCGCCGGGCCCTGCGTCATCGAATCCGAGGCGCTGGTGCTGGAGGTGGCCTCGACGCTGAAAGCCGTGACCGCCGAACTCGGCATTCCCTATATCTTCAAGGCCTCGTTCGACAAGGCCAACCGCACCTCCCACGACAGCTACCGCGGGCCCGGCATCGAGGCCGGCCTGCGCGTACTGGAGCGGGTCAAGCGCGAACTCGGCGTGCCGGTGCTGACTGACGTGCACGAAGACACGCCGCTAGACGAAGTCGCCGCGGTGGTCGACGTGCTGCAGACGCCGGCCTTCCTGTGTCGCCAGACCAATTTCATCCAGAACGTCGCGCGCCAGGGCAAGCCGGTCAACATCAAGAAGGCGCAGTTCCTCGCGCCCTGGGACATGACCAACGTGGTCGAGAAGGCGCGCGCGGTCGGCAACCAGCAGATCATGGTGTGCGAACGCGGCACGTCCTTCGGCTACAACTACCTGGTGTCGGACATGCGCGCGCTCTTGATCATGCGCGACACCGGCTGCCCGGTGGTGTTCGACGCCACCCACTCGGTGCAACTGCCGGGCGGGCAGGGCAAGGCTTCCGGCGGTCAGCGTGAATTCGTGCCGGCGCTGGCGCGCGCGGCGGTGGCGGTGGGCGTGGCGGGCGTGTTCATGGAAACCCATCCCGATCCGGCGCGCGCCCTGTCCGATGGCCCGAACTCGCTGCCGCTGGCCGACATGCGCGCCCTGCTCGAGACCCTGAAGACGCTGGACGGCGCCATCAAGCGCGACACCCACTGA
- the ispD gene encoding 2-C-methyl-D-erythritol 4-phosphate cytidylyltransferase, translated as MNGAVYAVVPAAGAGKRMGSAVPKQYLELAGRTVLEHTLWRLAGHALVQKVVVAISPGDEYFEDLRAKLPGKIGTAQGGAERCHSVLSALHALSAHAAPDDWVMVHDAARPCVRVTDLDRMFETLGDHEVGGILAAPVRDTLKRCDADGAIIATVDRTQLWHALTPQMFRLGTLTQAIETALADGVIVTDEAQAIERIGLTPRVVAGSADNLKITHPEDLALAGMILAAQSQAARGGHTQ; from the coding sequence ATGAACGGCGCGGTTTACGCGGTGGTGCCGGCCGCCGGCGCGGGCAAGCGCATGGGTTCGGCGGTACCCAAGCAATATCTCGAACTCGCAGGCCGCACGGTGCTGGAGCACACGCTGTGGCGGCTCGCCGGCCACGCCCTGGTCCAGAAGGTGGTGGTCGCCATCAGCCCCGGCGATGAATACTTCGAAGACCTGCGCGCAAAACTGCCGGGCAAGATAGGCACCGCGCAGGGCGGCGCCGAGCGCTGCCACTCGGTGCTGTCGGCGCTGCATGCCTTGTCGGCCCACGCCGCGCCCGACGACTGGGTGATGGTGCATGACGCGGCGCGGCCCTGTGTGCGCGTGACCGATCTCGATCGCATGTTCGAGACCCTGGGCGACCACGAAGTGGGCGGCATACTCGCCGCGCCGGTGCGCGACACCCTGAAGCGCTGCGACGCCGACGGCGCGATCATCGCGACTGTCGATCGCACGCAGCTATGGCATGCGCTGACGCCGCAGATGTTCCGGCTCGGCACGCTCACCCAAGCCATCGAGACCGCGCTCGCCGATGGCGTGATCGTGACCGACGAGGCGCAGGCCATCGAACGCATAGGCCTCACGCCGCGCGTGGTGGCGGGCAGCGCCGACAATCTCAAGATCACTCATCCTGAAGACCTCGCGCTGGCCGGCATGATCCTCGCCGCGCAGTCGCAAGCCGCCCGGGGAGGGCACACGCAATGA
- the ispF gene encoding 2-C-methyl-D-erythritol 2,4-cyclodiphosphate synthase: MRVGQGYDAHRFKDGNHVVLGGVEIPFDQGLAAHSDGDVLLHAICDALLGAAALGDIGRHFPDSDPAYKGVSSRVLLRRVKELLDEAGLQIVNIDAVAICERPRISAHVETMRANIAEDTGLAIEAVNVKGTTTEKMGFTGRGEGIAASAVCLLE, from the coding sequence ATGAGAGTAGGGCAGGGCTACGACGCCCATCGATTCAAGGACGGCAACCACGTGGTGCTGGGCGGTGTCGAGATCCCGTTCGACCAGGGACTCGCGGCGCATTCCGATGGCGACGTGCTGCTGCATGCGATCTGCGATGCGCTGCTGGGCGCGGCCGCGCTTGGCGATATCGGCCGCCACTTCCCGGATTCGGACCCGGCCTACAAGGGCGTCAGCAGCCGCGTGCTGTTGCGCCGCGTGAAGGAGCTGCTGGACGAAGCGGGCTTGCAGATAGTCAACATCGACGCCGTCGCGATCTGCGAGCGGCCGCGCATCTCGGCCCACGTCGAAACCATGCGCGCCAACATCGCCGAAGACACCGGTCTCGCCATCGAGGCCGTCAACGTCAAGGGCACCACCACCGAGAAGATGGGCTTCACCGGCCGCGGTGAAGGCATCGCCGCGAGCGCGGTGTGCCTGCTCGAGTGA
- a CDS encoding peroxiredoxin, protein MTIKTGDKMPSGTFGVMTAEGPNKISSDDLFKGKKVVLFSVPGAFTPACSAKHLPGFIQNAAALKGKGVDTIACMSVNDVFVMGAWGKEQGAGDKVTLLADGNAEYVKALGLSLDASGFGMGTRGERFALVVEDGVVKQVHREAAASDVKASSAENILANL, encoded by the coding sequence GTGACTATCAAGACAGGTGACAAGATGCCCAGCGGTACTTTCGGCGTGATGACCGCCGAGGGACCGAACAAGATCTCCAGCGATGACCTGTTCAAAGGCAAGAAGGTCGTGTTGTTTTCCGTACCCGGCGCCTTCACGCCGGCGTGCTCGGCCAAGCACCTGCCGGGCTTCATCCAGAACGCCGCCGCCTTGAAGGGCAAGGGCGTCGACACCATCGCCTGCATGTCGGTCAACGACGTGTTCGTGATGGGCGCGTGGGGCAAGGAGCAGGGCGCGGGCGACAAGGTCACGCTGTTGGCCGACGGCAACGCCGAATACGTGAAGGCGCTCGGCCTGTCGCTCGATGCCAGCGGCTTCGGCATGGGCACCCGCGGTGAGCGCTTTGCGCTGGTGGTCGAAGACGGCGTGGTGAAGCAGGTTCATCGCGAAGCTGCGGCGTCGGACGTCAAGGCCAGCTCGGCCGAGAACATCCTCGCCAACCTGTAA
- a CDS encoding formate--tetrahydrofolate ligase, which yields MSDIEIAQAATMRPIVELVGSRYGIAPQHLVPYGHYKAKLSLDYIRELENRADGKLVLVTAISPTPAGEGKTTTTVGLGDALNKGGRRAIICLREPSLGPCFGVKGGAAGGGYAQVVPMEDINLHFTGDFHAIGAAHNLLAAMLDNHINHGNALDIDPRLITWKRVVDMNDRALRDIVVGLGGTANGYAREDGFDITVASEVMAIFCLATSLADLKARLGRIVVGYTRERKPVTAADLKAHGAMAALLKDAISPNLVQTLENNVAFVHGGPFANIAHGCNSVTATRTALKLADYVVTEAGFGADLGAEKFIDIKCRMADLKPSAVVLVATIRALKYHGGVAVPELNKENLAALEAGCVNLERHLNNIQHHYGLPCVVAINHFTADTDAEVELLRKRVAALGATVVVARHWAEGGAGAMDLADAVVGLIEAKPATHRYVYEADDSLWDKINAVATKVYGAAGISAPAKVRDQIKDLGSRYPDFPVCMAKTQMSFSTDPTLRGAPSNHTVEISEVRVSAGAGFIVAIAGNMMTMPGLPKSPAAERIDVTDEGKIVGLF from the coding sequence ATGTCGGACATCGAAATCGCCCAGGCCGCCACCATGCGACCCATCGTCGAACTGGTGGGCAGCCGTTATGGCATCGCGCCGCAGCACCTGGTGCCCTACGGCCATTACAAGGCCAAGCTGTCGCTGGACTACATCCGCGAACTGGAGAACCGTGCCGATGGCAAGCTGGTGCTGGTGACCGCCATCAGCCCGACGCCGGCCGGCGAAGGCAAGACCACCACCACCGTCGGTCTCGGCGATGCGCTGAACAAGGGCGGCCGGCGCGCCATCATCTGCCTGCGCGAGCCATCGCTCGGCCCGTGCTTCGGTGTCAAGGGCGGCGCGGCCGGCGGCGGCTATGCGCAGGTCGTGCCGATGGAAGACATCAACCTGCATTTCACCGGCGACTTCCACGCCATCGGCGCCGCGCACAACCTGCTGGCGGCGATGCTCGACAACCACATCAATCACGGCAACGCGCTCGACATCGATCCGCGCCTCATCACCTGGAAGCGCGTGGTCGACATGAACGACCGCGCGCTGCGCGACATCGTGGTCGGCCTCGGCGGCACCGCCAACGGCTATGCGCGCGAAGACGGCTTCGATATCACGGTGGCCTCGGAAGTGATGGCGATCTTCTGCCTCGCGACCTCGCTCGCCGACTTGAAAGCGCGGCTCGGTCGCATCGTGGTCGGCTATACCCGCGAGCGTAAGCCGGTGACGGCGGCGGATCTGAAAGCCCACGGCGCGATGGCGGCGCTGTTGAAGGACGCCATCAGTCCCAACCTCGTACAGACGCTGGAGAACAACGTGGCCTTCGTGCACGGCGGTCCGTTCGCCAACATCGCCCACGGTTGCAACTCGGTGACCGCCACTCGCACCGCCTTGAAGCTCGCCGACTACGTGGTGACGGAAGCGGGCTTCGGCGCCGACCTCGGCGCCGAGAAATTCATCGACATCAAGTGCCGCATGGCCGATCTGAAACCGAGCGCCGTGGTGCTGGTCGCCACCATCCGCGCCTTGAAGTACCACGGCGGCGTGGCGGTGCCGGAGTTGAACAAAGAGAACCTCGCCGCGCTGGAAGCGGGCTGCGTGAACCTGGAACGGCATTTGAACAACATCCAGCACCACTACGGCCTGCCGTGCGTGGTCGCCATCAATCATTTCACCGCCGACACCGACGCCGAAGTCGAACTGCTGCGCAAGCGCGTGGCGGCGCTCGGCGCCACGGTGGTGGTGGCCAGGCACTGGGCCGAAGGCGGCGCCGGCGCGATGGATCTCGCCGACGCGGTGGTCGGCTTGATTGAAGCCAAACCCGCCACGCATCGCTACGTCTACGAAGCGGACGACAGCCTGTGGGACAAGATCAACGCCGTCGCGACCAAGGTCTATGGCGCGGCCGGCATCAGCGCGCCGGCCAAGGTACGCGATCAGATCAAGGATCTCGGCAGTCGCTATCCGGACTTCCCGGTGTGCATGGCCAAGACCCAGATGTCGTTCTCGACCGATCCCACCTTGCGTGGCGCGCCCAGCAATCACACCGTCGAGATCAGCGAAGTGCGCGTGTCGGCCGGCGCCGGCTTCATCGTCGCCATCGCCGGCAACATGATGACCATGCCCGGCCTGCCGAAATCCCCGGCGGCGGAGCGCATCGATGTCACGGACGAGGGGAAGATCGTAGGGTTGTTCTGA
- the eno gene encoding phosphopyruvate hydratase: protein MSKIASIDALEIIDSRGNPTVYAQIVTDNGARGSAAVPSGASTGEREALELRDGDKTRYLGKGVTKAVANVNGAIAAALKGHDVADQAGLDKKMIELDGTPNKGKLGANAMLAVSMAAAHAAANAANKPLFQSLRDNPEYVLPVPMMNVINGGAHANNSVDLQEFMILPVGAPTFREALRYGAEVFHALKSLLNADGMSTAVGDEGGFAPDLPSNEAALQLIVRAIEKAGYKLGDDIALGLDCASSEYYKNGKYDLESEGRVLSAVEMTDMLADWCKRYPIITIEDAMDQNDWAGWQHLTATLGERVQLVGDDLFVTDSATLQRGIDQKVANSILIKVNQIGTLSETFDAIELAKRNKYTAVVSHRSGETEDSTIADIAAAFGTGQIKTGSMSRSDRIAKYNRLLVIEHLLGSRAVYPGRKAFYNLKLG, encoded by the coding sequence ATGAGCAAAATCGCAAGCATCGACGCCCTTGAAATCATCGACTCGCGCGGCAACCCGACGGTCTACGCGCAAATCGTCACCGACAATGGCGCGCGCGGCAGCGCGGCGGTGCCGTCCGGCGCATCCACCGGTGAGCGCGAAGCGCTGGAACTGCGCGACGGCGACAAGACCCGCTACCTGGGCAAGGGCGTGACCAAGGCCGTCGCCAACGTCAATGGCGCCATCGCCGCGGCATTGAAGGGCCACGATGTCGCCGACCAGGCCGGCCTCGACAAGAAGATGATCGAACTCGATGGCACGCCCAACAAGGGCAAGCTCGGCGCCAATGCCATGCTGGCAGTGTCGATGGCCGCCGCCCACGCCGCCGCCAACGCCGCCAACAAGCCGCTCTTCCAGTCGCTGCGCGACAACCCGGAGTACGTGTTGCCGGTGCCGATGATGAACGTCATCAACGGTGGCGCGCATGCCAACAACAGCGTCGATTTGCAGGAGTTCATGATCCTGCCGGTCGGCGCGCCGACCTTTCGCGAGGCGCTGCGCTATGGCGCGGAAGTGTTCCATGCCCTGAAGTCGCTGCTGAATGCCGACGGCATGAGCACGGCGGTGGGTGACGAAGGCGGCTTCGCGCCTGATCTGCCGTCCAACGAAGCGGCGCTGCAGTTGATCGTGCGCGCCATCGAAAAGGCCGGCTACAAGCTCGGCGACGACATCGCTCTCGGCCTCGATTGCGCGAGCTCGGAATACTACAAGAACGGCAAGTACGACCTCGAATCGGAAGGCCGTGTGCTGAGCGCGGTCGAGATGACCGACATGCTTGCCGACTGGTGCAAGCGTTACCCCATCATCACCATCGAAGACGCCATGGACCAGAACGACTGGGCCGGCTGGCAGCATCTGACCGCGACGCTCGGCGAGCGCGTGCAGCTGGTCGGCGACGACCTGTTCGTCACCGACAGCGCAACCCTGCAGCGTGGCATCGACCAGAAGGTCGCCAACTCGATCCTCATCAAGGTCAACCAGATTGGCACCTTGTCCGAGACCTTCGACGCCATTGAACTGGCCAAGCGCAACAAGTACACGGCGGTGGTGTCGCATCGATCCGGCGAAACCGAGGATTCGACCATCGCCGACATCGCCGCGGCCTTCGGCACCGGCCAGATCAAGACCGGCTCGATGTCGCGTTCCGATCGCATCGCCAAGTACAACCGCCTGCTGGTGATCGAACACCTGCTCGGTTCGCGCGCCGTCTACCCGGGCCGCAAGGCGTTCTACAACTTGAAGCTCGGCTAG
- a CDS encoding aspartate aminotransferase family protein: protein MSDSPPEHLSPEQFREAGYALIDWLVDYRARVAELPVKSPLAPGDVRAQLPPAAPEQGTGFEAILADLERIIVPGLMHWQSPNFFGYFPANVSPPSILGELLSAGLGVQGMLWLTSPACTELESHVLDWLVDALGLPERFKTSGAGGGVIQDSASSATLCALLAARERVSNYSVRQQGLAPGLVAYCSEETHSSLDKAVSIAGIGRARLRKIATDEQLAMRVDALAAAIAADRAAGLTPFFVCATIGTTSSLAIDPLPAIAELCRAEGLWLHVDGAMAGSATLCPEYRHLNDGMHGVDSYCFNPHKWLLTNFDCDCFFVADREPLIRALTVLPEYLRNEASAGGEAIDYRDWQIPLGRRFRALKLWFVLRSYGLEALRGFIRQHLALAEEFAQWVADDPRFELVVPRSLNLVCFRLRGSDEANQALLKRLNDSGRLFMSHTVIRGKYTLRFCVGQTYTTREHVSAAWKLISAV from the coding sequence ATGAGCGATTCCCCACCCGAACATCTCTCCCCGGAACAATTTCGCGAGGCTGGCTACGCCCTCATCGACTGGCTGGTGGATTACCGCGCGCGGGTCGCCGAGCTGCCGGTGAAATCACCGCTCGCGCCCGGCGATGTGCGTGCGCAATTGCCGCCCGCGGCACCGGAGCAGGGCACCGGCTTCGAGGCCATCCTCGCCGATCTCGAGCGCATCATCGTGCCCGGTCTCATGCATTGGCAGAGCCCGAATTTCTTCGGCTACTTTCCCGCCAATGTCTCGCCGCCGTCGATCTTGGGCGAGCTCCTGAGCGCCGGCCTCGGCGTGCAGGGCATGCTGTGGCTGACGAGTCCCGCCTGCACCGAGCTCGAGAGCCATGTGCTCGACTGGCTGGTGGATGCGCTGGGTTTGCCCGAACGCTTCAAGACCAGCGGCGCCGGCGGCGGCGTGATCCAGGACAGCGCGTCCAGCGCCACGCTGTGCGCCTTGCTCGCCGCGCGTGAGCGCGTGTCGAACTACAGCGTGCGCCAACAGGGACTCGCGCCCGGTCTCGTCGCTTATTGCTCGGAGGAAACCCATTCCTCGCTGGACAAGGCCGTCAGCATCGCCGGCATCGGTCGCGCGCGCCTGCGCAAGATAGCGACGGACGAGCAGCTCGCGATGCGTGTCGACGCATTGGCCGCGGCCATCGCCGCCGACCGCGCCGCCGGCCTCACGCCGTTCTTCGTGTGCGCGACCATCGGCACCACCTCGTCGCTCGCCATCGACCCGCTGCCGGCCATCGCCGAGCTGTGCCGCGCCGAGGGTTTGTGGCTGCATGTCGATGGCGCCATGGCGGGCAGCGCGACGCTGTGTCCGGAATACCGCCATCTCAATGACGGCATGCACGGCGTCGACAGCTATTGCTTCAATCCGCACAAGTGGCTGTTGACCAATTTCGACTGCGATTGCTTCTTCGTCGCCGATCGCGAACCGCTGATCCGTGCGCTGACGGTGCTGCCCGAATACCTGCGCAACGAAGCCAGCGCGGGCGGCGAAGCGATCGACTATCGCGACTGGCAGATCCCGCTGGGGCGGCGCTTTCGCGCGCTCAAGCTGTGGTTCGTGCTGCGCTCCTATGGCCTCGAAGCGCTGCGTGGCTTCATCCGTCAGCATCTCGCCCTGGCCGAGGAATTCGCGCAGTGGGTGGCGGACGACCCGCGCTTCGAACTGGTGGTGCCGCGCTCGCTGAACCTGGTGTGCTTCCGGCTGCGCGGCAGTGATGAAGCCAACCAGGCATTGCTCAAGCGCCTCAACGACAGCGGCCGCCTGTTCATGAGCCATACCGTGATTCGCGGGAAGTACACGCTGCGATTCTGTGTGGGACAGACCTACACCACGCGCGAGCATGTATCGGCCGCCTGGAAATTGATAAGCGCGGTGTAG